The Victivallaceae bacterium genome contains a region encoding:
- a CDS encoding ABC transporter ATP-binding protein produces the protein MKVLLKILLKNKRHFLLLPLTLIGMLGLTLTSQMEILSLGVVVRTGPEIFGLLKRDFSPDKNQVLTYREASTTWEEITGNLDNPLTKENIAKYQTVRGKRSFFQRLTGCFDKIFNFSSNFYGLALFLIVVACLKAISLFSYRFFNQKTAIRISRDLRKEYFCSIQALPLSFYHEHDIGNLSNRVIVDSENIALSVNALFINYLQAPFTLLSTVWVCSSISWKLTVFVFLGFPVFVLPIMYLARKIKSLARSIQKNQDGFSSVLIEFLSGIMTVKLFGSEGFSFTKYSKHNDKIACLEEKSARYGLAPRPLLHAVSSLFFAFVIVTGIYHLNINPTELMVFCGLLYLVYEPIKKFADENTHIMKGVAAAERMNEIFLIRDERAGIKEPEELQGFHYDIEFRNVTFGYYPGEPVITDISFNLKKGESLGIVGPTGSGKSTIAKLLTRLYDVTSGEILIDGRSIYDYTPDSLRKHIACVPQETFLFYDTIHNNLTLGNEFKFEEIDKALSDSFSKEFIMKLPGGCDYTLEETGKNLSGGQQQRLSIARALLKKASILVLDEATSALDALSESYIKDVLERTKDVYTQIIIAHKLSTLEHVDKIIYLKAGKKIAEGSKEELLNLCQEFKLMWETGYGKLGLVEGDIRDIPEEIVCE, from the coding sequence ATGAAAGTTCTTCTGAAAATTCTCCTCAAGAATAAACGACATTTTCTTTTACTTCCCCTCACCCTTATAGGTATGCTCGGTCTGACTTTAACTTCTCAGATGGAGATTTTGTCTCTCGGTGTTGTCGTTAGAACAGGGCCTGAAATTTTCGGTCTTTTGAAACGGGATTTCTCTCCCGATAAGAATCAGGTGTTGACTTATCGGGAAGCTTCGACGACCTGGGAAGAAATCACCGGAAATTTGGATAATCCTTTAACGAAAGAAAACATAGCGAAGTACCAAACCGTCAGAGGAAAACGTTCATTTTTTCAACGACTTACGGGTTGTTTTGATAAGATTTTTAATTTTTCATCCAATTTTTATGGATTGGCTTTATTTTTGATTGTCGTTGCCTGCCTGAAAGCAATCTCTCTTTTCAGTTATAGGTTTTTCAATCAAAAAACGGCCATACGTATCAGTCGAGATTTGAGAAAAGAGTATTTCTGCTCCATTCAAGCTCTTCCGCTTTCTTTTTATCATGAGCATGATATAGGTAATTTAAGTAATCGGGTTATCGTTGACTCCGAAAATATTGCTTTATCCGTAAACGCTTTATTTATTAATTATCTACAGGCTCCCTTTACCTTATTATCTACCGTCTGGGTGTGCAGCTCGATCTCATGGAAATTGACGGTATTCGTTTTCTTGGGCTTTCCCGTTTTCGTATTGCCGATAATGTATTTGGCTCGGAAAATTAAATCGTTAGCAAGATCGATTCAAAAAAATCAAGACGGTTTTTCATCCGTTTTAATTGAGTTTTTGTCCGGGATAATGACCGTTAAATTATTCGGTAGTGAAGGTTTTTCTTTTACGAAATATTCCAAACACAACGATAAAATTGCGTGTTTGGAAGAAAAAAGTGCTCGTTATGGTCTGGCTCCTCGTCCTCTTCTTCATGCCGTTTCTTCTTTATTTTTCGCTTTCGTTATAGTGACCGGTATCTATCATCTCAACATTAATCCAACGGAACTTATGGTTTTTTGCGGGTTGCTTTATCTGGTATATGAGCCGATTAAAAAATTTGCCGATGAGAATACGCATATCATGAAGGGCGTTGCGGCAGCAGAACGAATGAATGAGATTTTTTTGATTCGTGATGAGCGAGCCGGTATTAAGGAACCGGAAGAACTGCAAGGTTTTCATTACGATATAGAATTTCGTAACGTAACTTTCGGATATTATCCCGGAGAACCCGTCATTACGGATATAAGTTTTAATTTAAAAAAAGGAGAATCATTAGGAATAGTCGGTCCTACCGGATCCGGTAAATCGACGATTGCTAAATTATTAACTCGACTTTATGATGTGACTTCAGGCGAGATTCTCATAGACGGTAGATCTATTTATGATTATACCCCGGATTCTTTGAGAAAACACATTGCATGCGTGCCTCAAGAAACGTTTCTGTTTTATGATACCATTCATAACAATCTGACTTTAGGTAATGAATTCAAATTTGAGGAGATTGATAAGGCGCTATCCGATTCTTTCTCTAAAGAATTTATTATGAAGCTTCCCGGAGGATGTGATTATACTCTTGAAGAAACAGGTAAAAATCTTTCCGGCGGACAGCAACAAAGATTGTCTATTGCAAGAGCTCTTCTTAAAAAAGCTTCTATTTTAGTTCTGGATGAAGCCACTTCGGCTTTGGATGCACTCAGTGAGTCTTATATTAAAGATGTTTTGGAAAGGACAAAGGATGTTTATACCCAGATTATCATCGCACATAAACTATCGACCTTAGAACATGTCGATAAAATTATCTATTTAAAAGCAGGAAAGAAAATAGCGGAAGGATCTAAAGAAGAACTTCTTAATCTTTGTCAGGAATTTAAGCTTATGTGGGAAACCGGATACGGAAAATTAGGACTTGTCGAAGGTGATATAAGAGATATCCCTGAAGAGATCGTTTGTGAATAA
- a CDS encoding carbon storage regulator: MLVLTRKKEQKIRIGKDVKITVLKIQGNQVSIGIEAPKNMQIVREELILESDNSDSFSESEMSTLR; encoded by the coding sequence ATGCTGGTATTGACGCGAAAAAAAGAACAAAAAATCCGAATCGGGAAAGATGTTAAAATCACCGTTCTGAAGATACAAGGCAATCAAGTTTCCATTGGTATCGAAGCTCCTAAAAATATGCAAATCGTAAGAGAGGAGCTTATCCTTGAATCCGATAACTCCGATTCTTTTTCCGAATCGGAAATGTCTACGTTGAGATAG
- a CDS encoding enoyl-[acyl-carrier-protein] reductase, whose product MSNQMLSLDLKGKKVFIAGIGDDQGYGWGIAKSLASAGAVVLVGTWVPILKIFKQSFEMGKFDESRKLSDGSLMNFAKIYPLDASFDVPEDIPEEVKENKRYKEVAGYTIQEVADAVKTDFSSIDYLVHSLANAPEVTKSLLDTSRKGYLSALSNSSYSFVSLVSRFGPLMSKGGGALSLTYEASQKAVPGYGGGMNAAKAALESDTRFLAWEAGRRWSIRINTISAGPIKSRAGKAIGFIDKMVDYSLGMSPIQTPMTADQVGNVAAFLLSPLAEAINGSVLYVDHGVHMMGVSPEMLR is encoded by the coding sequence ATGAGTAATCAAATGTTGAGTCTGGACTTAAAGGGAAAAAAAGTGTTTATCGCCGGCATCGGAGATGATCAAGGCTACGGCTGGGGAATCGCAAAAAGTCTTGCGAGTGCGGGAGCCGTCGTTCTTGTCGGAACTTGGGTACCGATATTGAAAATATTCAAACAATCTTTTGAAATGGGTAAGTTCGATGAATCTCGGAAATTATCGGATGGTTCTCTCATGAATTTTGCAAAAATTTATCCCCTTGATGCCTCTTTCGATGTTCCGGAAGACATCCCTGAAGAGGTTAAAGAGAATAAAAGATACAAAGAAGTTGCCGGTTATACGATACAAGAGGTTGCCGATGCGGTCAAAACCGATTTCAGTTCTATAGATTATCTTGTACACAGCTTGGCAAACGCTCCGGAAGTCACGAAATCTCTTTTAGACACCTCAAGAAAAGGTTATCTATCCGCATTAAGCAATTCTTCCTATTCGTTCGTGAGTTTGGTCTCCAGATTCGGTCCTCTTATGAGCAAGGGAGGAGGAGCCTTATCTCTGACTTACGAGGCTTCTCAAAAAGCCGTTCCCGGATATGGAGGAGGAATGAATGCCGCTAAGGCTGCATTGGAGAGCGATACGCGATTTTTAGCATGGGAAGCCGGAAGACGGTGGAGCATTCGTATTAATACGATCTCCGCAGGGCCTATTAAAAGCCGTGCCGGGAAAGCCATCGGTTTTATCGATAAAATGGTAGATTACTCTCTCGGCATGTCTCCGATACAAACTCCGATGACGGCTGACCAGGTCGGAAACGTAGCCGCCTTCTTACTGTCTCCTCTTGCGGAAGCGATTAACGGGAGCGTGTTATACGTCGATCACGGTGTGCACATGATGGGAGTAAGTCCCGAAATGCTTAGGTGA
- a CDS encoding acetyl-CoA carboxylase carboxyltransferase subunit alpha: MELLPHERQIAEYEKTIAQFKEKNKKNPLLSTSELQKLEKRLDNLKKQIYSRLTPWERVQICRHPARPRAVNYIEVLCEDFIELNGDRAIRNDPAVVGGVGKIGGSKFMVVGQEKGCDTDSRIHRNFGMLHPEGFRKALRLAKLAEKFGLPILFLLDTPGAYPGLVAEERGQGWAIAQNLRDLSVLATPIIVLVIGEGCSGGALGMGIGDVVAMLEHSYYSVISPEGCASILWKDPKRNSDSADMLKMQAEDLLGFEIIDVIIKEPVGGAHHNPNEVYKNVKDFVLKQSNLLKNLSGEELIEKRYRKFRNIGRYESSSENSPQE, translated from the coding sequence ATGGAGTTACTGCCTCACGAGAGACAAATCGCGGAGTATGAGAAAACGATTGCTCAATTTAAGGAAAAAAATAAAAAAAATCCGTTACTCTCGACGTCGGAATTGCAGAAATTGGAGAAACGTCTGGATAATTTAAAAAAGCAGATTTATTCTCGATTGACTCCTTGGGAAAGGGTTCAGATTTGTCGACATCCTGCCCGTCCTCGAGCCGTTAATTATATTGAAGTTCTTTGCGAAGATTTTATCGAATTGAACGGTGATAGAGCTATTCGTAACGATCCCGCAGTCGTTGGTGGTGTCGGTAAGATAGGGGGCTCCAAGTTTATGGTTGTAGGCCAAGAAAAAGGCTGCGACACCGATTCTCGTATCCATAGAAATTTCGGAATGCTTCATCCGGAAGGTTTCAGAAAAGCGCTGCGTTTGGCTAAGCTTGCCGAAAAATTCGGACTTCCGATTCTTTTTTTATTGGATACCCCGGGAGCTTATCCGGGTTTGGTTGCCGAAGAAAGAGGTCAAGGTTGGGCTATCGCTCAAAATCTAAGAGATTTATCCGTTCTTGCGACGCCGATTATCGTCTTGGTCATAGGCGAAGGTTGTTCCGGAGGTGCTTTAGGGATGGGGATAGGAGATGTTGTGGCCATGCTTGAACATTCCTATTATTCCGTGATTTCACCCGAAGGTTGTGCGTCTATTTTGTGGAAAGATCCTAAAAGGAATAGCGATTCGGCGGATATGTTGAAAATGCAGGCCGAAGATCTTTTGGGGTTCGAAATTATAGATGTCATAATTAAGGAACCCGTCGGTGGTGCTCATCATAATCCCAATGAAGTATACAAGAATGTAAAGGATTTTGTTTTGAAACAATCAAACCTTCTTAAGAACTTATCCGGTGAAGAACTTATTGAAAAACGCTATCGAAAATTTCGTAATATAGGCCGATATGAAAGTTCTTCTGAAAATTCTCCTCAAGAATAA
- a CDS encoding DUF3820 family protein, which produces MAKQFIFYDTETTGTNVDKDRIIEIAAYYPFKDKSFSSYVKPDIPVPTQATAIHGISDEMLTDAPSFKTVFHQLKEFCGDEVILVAHNNDNFDAPLFARECQRHSIPELEFPTLDSLKWARKYRTDLPRHNLQYLRQLYGINVNQAHRALDDVIVLHQLFSIMIGDLDAETVLRLMSEEECPLTMTFGKYKGKSLEEIPDSYFKWLREQGALDKPENEKLRKAIDKCKSC; this is translated from the coding sequence ATGGCAAAACAATTTATCTTTTACGACACTGAAACTACAGGAACAAACGTCGATAAGGATAGGATTATAGAGATTGCTGCCTACTATCCGTTTAAAGATAAAAGTTTCAGTTCCTATGTCAAACCTGACATTCCCGTACCGACTCAAGCAACCGCCATTCACGGAATCTCGGATGAAATGCTCACGGACGCTCCTTCCTTTAAAACGGTTTTTCACCAATTAAAGGAATTTTGCGGAGACGAGGTCATTCTTGTAGCTCACAATAACGACAATTTCGACGCTCCTCTTTTTGCTCGGGAATGTCAACGACATTCCATCCCGGAACTTGAATTTCCGACTTTAGATTCTTTGAAATGGGCTAGAAAATATCGAACCGATCTTCCCCGACATAATTTGCAATATCTTCGACAACTCTACGGCATCAACGTTAATCAGGCACACAGAGCACTTGACGATGTCATCGTCTTGCATCAATTGTTTAGTATTATGATAGGCGATCTTGATGCGGAAACGGTTTTACGTTTGATGTCTGAAGAAGAGTGTCCTTTAACAATGACTTTTGGCAAATACAAAGGCAAAAGTTTAGAAGAAATTCCCGATTCATATTTTAAATGGCTAAGAGAACAGGGAGCTTTAGATAAACCCGAAAATGAGAAGTTACGTAAAGCTATCGATAAATGTAAATCATGTTAG
- a CDS encoding FliO/MopB family protein produces MPKNQLKRILRPSSIFDPLLSSDNISDNIIEDSVETMEVTGPFPTTMKTEFLKMGLSLFLLLTIFTVCVWAFKKFLKNRSTRFNKGSSAIKILDQRALSHKSVLYIVQVVDKILIIAESSEEIRMLSEFPEKTDLNTVMSELQSKKKAGSFSTDFITKTVSRLGKKLSSS; encoded by the coding sequence ATGCCGAAGAACCAACTGAAACGGATTTTACGTCCATCATCGATTTTCGATCCTTTGCTTTCATCGGATAACATCTCGGACAATATCATTGAAGACTCCGTAGAAACCATGGAAGTCACGGGACCTTTTCCGACTACCATGAAGACCGAGTTTTTAAAAATGGGTTTGTCGTTGTTCCTTCTTTTAACGATTTTTACCGTTTGTGTGTGGGCTTTCAAAAAATTTCTGAAAAATAGAAGCACTCGTTTTAATAAAGGATCTTCCGCAATTAAAATTCTTGATCAAAGAGCTTTAAGTCATAAATCCGTTCTTTACATCGTTCAGGTAGTAGATAAAATCTTGATTATTGCAGAATCTTCCGAAGAAATTCGAATGTTATCCGAATTTCCTGAAAAAACCGATCTCAATACCGTGATGAGTGAACTGCAATCCAAAAAAAAAGCCGGTTCTTTTTCAACTGATTTCATCACTAAAACGGTTTCACGTCTAGGCAAAAAATTATCTTCATCGTAA
- a CDS encoding MqnA/MqnD/SBP family protein, which produces MLVAAFSSCPNDIFLFRSFLTKKSNTGLFSKLIIKDIESLNNLAKTGTVCVIKISAAFYPIIQDRFELLQVGSTFGYNHGPKIIARQADASLIYDKVGFPGQTTTAYRLFRKFYSCRENVFLPYSEIPKHVQSKAISAGVIIHESGLICEKMGLHELTDLGKLWYQRTKLPLPLGCIAISRYLHDDMKKRIREELEASLRESLSQRQESLLLAAQYSQEKDLQVIDKFIDTYVSRDTLCISNEGLQALINLWS; this is translated from the coding sequence ATGTTAGTTGCAGCCTTTTCTTCGTGTCCGAATGATATTTTTTTATTCCGTTCTTTTTTAACAAAAAAATCAAACACCGGTTTATTTTCCAAACTAATCATAAAAGATATCGAGTCATTAAATAATCTTGCAAAAACAGGAACCGTTTGCGTAATCAAGATATCGGCGGCTTTTTATCCGATAATACAAGATCGTTTCGAACTGTTACAAGTGGGCTCGACTTTCGGTTACAATCACGGTCCTAAAATAATAGCTCGTCAAGCCGATGCTTCCTTAATTTACGATAAAGTCGGTTTTCCGGGACAAACCACGACGGCCTACCGATTATTCAGAAAATTTTATTCCTGTCGTGAAAACGTTTTTCTACCCTACTCGGAAATTCCCAAACACGTTCAATCGAAGGCAATATCCGCCGGTGTGATCATTCATGAATCCGGATTGATTTGTGAAAAAATGGGACTACACGAACTAACGGATCTAGGAAAATTATGGTATCAAAGAACCAAGCTACCTTTACCTTTGGGTTGTATTGCCATATCCAGGTATCTTCATGATGACATGAAAAAGAGAATCAGAGAAGAGCTTGAAGCTTCTTTAAGAGAATCTCTAAGTCAAAGACAAGAAAGTCTTTTGCTTGCTGCTCAATATTCCCAAGAAAAAGATCTACAAGTCATCGATAAGTTTATAGACACTTATGTTTCCCGAGATACGCTTTGCATCTCTAATGAAGGTCTACAGGCTTTGATCAATTTATGGTCATAA
- a CDS encoding YbjN domain-containing protein: MKLVQNEIIHFLKENDFKPQLETQSNLVYILIKVNQTEVPLFFCIRNDGDLLQMIAYIPYQLKATSNGETARLLHLLNKDLDMPGFGMDEDQNLIFYRVVLPCLEQEIDPKLILIYIRTFEFVCDSFSNAIGMIAAGQIDINRLKTSE; the protein is encoded by the coding sequence ATGAAGCTTGTCCAAAACGAAATCATTCATTTTCTGAAAGAAAATGATTTTAAACCCCAGTTGGAAACTCAAAGCAATTTGGTTTATATTTTAATTAAGGTAAATCAAACAGAAGTTCCTCTTTTTTTCTGCATCAGAAACGACGGTGATCTGTTGCAGATGATTGCTTACATCCCTTATCAGTTAAAAGCGACCAGCAACGGAGAAACAGCCAGGCTTCTTCATCTCTTAAACAAAGATTTAGACATGCCGGGATTCGGTATGGATGAAGATCAAAATCTTATCTTTTATAGAGTCGTTCTTCCTTGTTTGGAACAGGAAATAGATCCCAAGCTAATATTAATTTACATCCGTACCTTTGAATTTGTTTGCGACAGTTTTTCTAATGCCATCGGTATGATTGCCGCAGGTCAAATCGATATTAATCGTTTGAAAACATCCGAATAG
- a CDS encoding HAD family hydrolase, translating to MKKGVIATDLDGTLTANKRELEPEIKAFLEDLQASGWELLFLTGRYYAYARELLQTCSFPYYLGVQNGTALMFPEEEKCFFSHKLSFECVPFLKKIINGFSVASVIESGVEHDDLYFRELSSTLEKEEILILEAIENIYFPNQEARDRRFKKVFSLEDAYPFGDLSVIKILGRISVLEDIREILVNSDFFSVISVSVIAHPFHSQFSIMHITPKEGTKESALSYFLANVSQNEPFVITAGDDFNDEGFLNIGSFKIVMETAPKMMHGLADCLCPSAKRQGILYGLRKGIEIFERKFT from the coding sequence ATGAAAAAAGGTGTTATAGCTACCGATTTGGATGGAACGTTAACGGCAAATAAAAGGGAATTGGAACCTGAAATCAAAGCATTTCTAGAAGATCTTCAAGCATCGGGTTGGGAGTTATTGTTTTTAACCGGTAGATATTACGCGTATGCTCGCGAATTACTGCAAACCTGCTCTTTCCCATATTATTTAGGTGTGCAAAACGGTACGGCTTTAATGTTTCCGGAAGAAGAAAAGTGTTTTTTTTCGCATAAGCTTTCGTTCGAATGTGTTCCTTTTCTAAAAAAAATCATTAATGGTTTCTCGGTTGCTTCAGTAATAGAATCCGGGGTGGAACATGACGATCTTTATTTTAGAGAATTGTCTTCGACACTCGAAAAAGAAGAGATCTTGATTTTGGAAGCTATTGAGAACATTTACTTTCCTAATCAAGAGGCACGAGATAGACGTTTTAAAAAAGTATTTTCTTTAGAAGATGCCTATCCTTTCGGGGACCTTTCAGTGATTAAGATTCTTGGACGTATTTCCGTTTTGGAAGATATTAGGGAAATATTAGTGAACTCGGATTTTTTTTCGGTTATCAGTGTGAGTGTAATCGCTCATCCTTTTCATTCTCAATTCTCAATCATGCATATTACTCCGAAAGAAGGGACGAAGGAATCGGCTTTGTCTTATTTCCTAGCTAACGTTTCTCAAAATGAACCTTTCGTTATTACGGCAGGGGATGATTTCAATGATGAAGGATTTTTGAATATCGGATCGTTCAAAATCGTCATGGAAACGGCACCTAAAATGATGCACGGATTGGCTGACTGTCTGTGCCCGTCTGCTAAACGACAAGGAATTCTTTACGGATTGCGGAAAGGGATAGAAATTTTCGAACGAAAATTCACCTAA
- a CDS encoding RluA family pseudouridine synthase gives MKFCWKTEEEEERLSAFLKKKLKNEYSNRDISQSILNQRCIVNGFTERFNSYKLKFGDLVEFYPSRYIRPQFESERIIQNYPEYLIYDKPAHITTEELIRLSGLKCVHRLDRDTSGCLIMPKTKKALLKFNRIFSERKIIKTYRAVVYGTIAKKSGCICTNTAPVLRRQGKVIFDNLKTPDSKLTITHWKVLGYGKETTLVECRPETGRTHQIRLHMKTLGHPIVGDPDYGPKKQTMLTFRHLLHALELNFTCPFTQAIVLCRSFDKLLNLSLSFTR, from the coding sequence ATGAAATTTTGTTGGAAAACGGAAGAAGAAGAAGAACGCCTTTCCGCTTTTCTTAAAAAAAAATTAAAAAACGAGTATTCGAACCGGGATATCTCTCAATCGATACTTAATCAGAGATGCATCGTCAATGGTTTTACGGAAAGATTCAATTCCTATAAACTCAAATTCGGTGATCTTGTTGAATTTTATCCTAGCCGATACATCCGGCCCCAATTCGAAAGTGAACGGATCATTCAAAATTATCCCGAATACCTTATCTATGACAAACCGGCTCATATCACTACCGAAGAACTGATTCGTTTGAGCGGACTAAAATGCGTTCACAGATTGGATCGCGACACATCGGGTTGTCTAATCATGCCTAAAACGAAAAAAGCCCTACTTAAATTCAATCGGATATTTTCAGAACGAAAAATAATAAAAACTTACAGAGCTGTCGTTTACGGAACGATAGCTAAAAAATCCGGGTGTATTTGCACGAATACGGCTCCCGTATTAAGACGACAAGGAAAAGTAATTTTCGATAACTTAAAAACACCGGACTCTAAGTTAACGATAACTCACTGGAAAGTTCTCGGATACGGGAAAGAAACTACTCTCGTCGAGTGCCGACCGGAAACGGGACGTACGCACCAAATCCGTCTTCACATGAAAACTTTAGGACATCCTATAGTGGGTGACCCTGATTACGGCCCTAAAAAACAGACCATGTTGACATTTCGACATCTACTTCATGCCCTTGAATTAAACTTTACATGTCCTTTTACTCAAGCAATCGTGTTATGCCGTTCTTTCGATAAACTTTTAAACTTGAGTCTCTCGTTCACCCGTTAA